A window of the Streptomyces finlayi genome harbors these coding sequences:
- a CDS encoding PIN domain nuclease, protein MRDRYLIDKSALARWTKPSVKEVLKPLHERYLLAVCQPTEFEMIHSARGSSEATRISTWLHAFDYLRTDDDTFTRALEIQRHALNAGFHRALSLPDLLIAATAELNRRTVLHYDGDFDMIASLTGQPTEWVVPPGSAD, encoded by the coding sequence ATGCGGGACCGCTACCTGATCGACAAGTCCGCCCTCGCCCGCTGGACGAAACCGAGTGTCAAGGAGGTGCTCAAGCCCCTGCATGAGCGTTACCTCCTCGCCGTATGCCAGCCCACCGAGTTCGAGATGATCCACTCCGCACGGGGCAGCTCAGAAGCAACACGGATCAGCACCTGGCTCCACGCCTTCGACTACCTCCGCACCGACGACGACACCTTCACCCGCGCTCTCGAGATCCAGCGCCATGCCCTCAATGCAGGCTTCCACCGCGCTCTGTCCCTCCCCGACCTGCTGATCGCCGCCACAGCGGAACTGAACCGGCGAACGGTCCTCCACTACGACGGAGACTTCGACATGATCGCCTCCCTCACCGGCCAACCCACCGAATGGGTCGTCCCGCCAGGCAGCGCCGACTGA
- a CDS encoding type II toxin-antitoxin system VapB family antitoxin translates to MARTVIDLDEDMVTEAMRIFGTKTKAKAVRLAMEDAVKRHLRQEFFDAMDAGELDFSEIVESTGPRNADGSLKHHGDHSGGQAA, encoded by the coding sequence ATGGCCAGAACCGTCATCGACCTCGATGAAGACATGGTCACCGAGGCCATGCGCATCTTCGGGACCAAAACGAAGGCCAAAGCCGTCCGCCTCGCCATGGAAGACGCCGTCAAGCGACACCTGCGACAGGAGTTCTTCGACGCCATGGATGCCGGCGAGCTCGACTTCAGCGAGATCGTCGAGAGCACCGGCCCCCGCAACGCCGACGGCTCCCTCAAGCACCACGGTGACCACAGCGGGGGCCAGGCCGCCTGA